In one Arenibacter antarcticus genomic region, the following are encoded:
- a CDS encoding type IX secretion system membrane protein PorP/SprF translates to MYKKNFIKLLLFLLVFSNLNAQEENPFVSYDVPSQNLLKFNRFLINPTFSTVRENKSYINLLHRNQSVSFNDNNQDYFLSYSGRVNDRNGLGLSLYTQTEGLITNYGVMANFAYGIKLSEKSNFTFGANLAYYNSGFDRNRAMALDPNDPSLNGLQDSNLLSFQPGFNISFDKFDIGVFAENLFDYNLKTSSTVSQFQDKTFSGHLQYTHQFENGSGVLEQGRLMPLARVRKVGQEEVVLGGSLILDLPKLGWLQAGYDSFFGASAGIGFNINQRLSLGYTMEKGLSNNFDNFGLTHEISFAYSITPTLTEDRVMLEDDYDELVENEIDPDEVLTAQEVELEKLKKALAENDAILAELMFRQDSLESNRQRDLERRFDMVMKMVRSETQGKRPDLEAKAKDMYLPNNNKEALALQPKAPINNDKPIGIKEALQANDAINKIASNTKSGLTSTSKAAEKDDFTEMAKQNNIKSKKFLDLEGVVDGYYVVANVYKGNKYMDRFIDNLTQDGVRADYFENPKNGLKYVYLERFDTWQEALASHKSKLNGTYVDDMWIMNVDNRSYTDKAYANNINKLKETSTQYAADKLQKNVVVKDNVSANNTSARVYNIKGVDTGYYIIVSVFANANNAIRFIKLLNSQGLSASYFVNPENNYRYVYLKKHDSWNNALVSYYSKINDTYNDKMWIMRVSPSQLT, encoded by the coding sequence ATGTACAAGAAAAACTTTATAAAGCTATTACTTTTCCTATTGGTATTTAGCAACCTAAACGCTCAAGAGGAGAACCCGTTTGTATCTTATGATGTTCCTTCGCAGAACCTTCTAAAATTTAATCGGTTCCTAATAAACCCAACGTTTTCCACGGTAAGGGAGAATAAATCCTATATTAACTTGCTTCATAGAAACCAATCGGTATCCTTTAACGATAATAATCAGGATTATTTTTTAAGTTACAGCGGTAGGGTTAACGATCGCAATGGTCTGGGATTAAGTCTTTATACCCAAACGGAGGGATTGATTACCAACTATGGGGTGATGGCAAATTTTGCTTATGGGATAAAACTAAGCGAGAAGAGCAACTTTACCTTCGGGGCAAACTTGGCATATTACAATAGCGGTTTTGATAGGAACCGGGCGATGGCCTTAGACCCCAATGACCCCTCGTTAAACGGGCTACAGGATTCCAATCTATTGTCTTTTCAACCGGGATTCAATATTTCCTTTGACAAATTCGATATCGGTGTTTTTGCCGAAAATCTGTTCGACTACAATCTTAAGACCAGTAGTACAGTAAGCCAATTTCAGGACAAGACCTTTTCTGGACACTTACAATATACCCATCAGTTTGAAAATGGCAGTGGTGTTTTAGAGCAAGGTAGGTTAATGCCTTTGGCCCGGGTTAGAAAGGTGGGGCAGGAAGAAGTGGTGCTAGGGGGAAGCCTTATATTGGACTTGCCCAAGTTGGGATGGCTTCAGGCAGGTTACGATAGTTTTTTTGGGGCCTCCGCCGGAATTGGATTTAATATTAACCAAAGACTCTCCTTAGGATATACCATGGAAAAGGGGCTGTCTAACAATTTCGACAATTTCGGACTTACCCACGAGATCTCTTTTGCCTATTCCATAACCCCAACTTTAACAGAAGACCGGGTAATGTTGGAAGATGATTATGATGAACTGGTAGAAAATGAAATTGATCCAGATGAGGTACTTACTGCCCAAGAAGTGGAATTGGAGAAACTTAAAAAGGCGCTTGCAGAAAATGATGCGATATTGGCAGAGTTGATGTTTAGACAAGATTCCTTAGAATCTAACCGTCAAAGGGATTTGGAACGCAGGTTCGATATGGTCATGAAAATGGTAAGGAGCGAGACCCAAGGGAAGCGTCCAGATCTGGAAGCTAAAGCAAAGGACATGTATTTACCAAATAATAATAAGGAAGCTTTGGCGCTACAACCCAAAGCCCCCATAAACAACGATAAACCAATCGGGATAAAAGAAGCTTTACAGGCTAATGACGCTATAAACAAAATTGCTTCAAATACAAAGTCAGGACTTACCTCCACAAGTAAAGCTGCTGAAAAGGACGACTTTACAGAGATGGCGAAACAGAATAATATAAAAAGTAAAAAGTTTCTAGATTTAGAAGGGGTTGTCGATGGTTATTATGTGGTGGCCAATGTGTACAAAGGAAATAAATACATGGACCGGTTTATAGATAACCTTACCCAAGATGGAGTTAGGGCGGACTACTTTGAAAACCCCAAGAATGGATTAAAATACGTTTACTTGGAGCGGTTCGATACGTGGCAGGAAGCCCTTGCCTCCCATAAATCTAAACTTAATGGCACCTATGTAGACGATATGTGGATTATGAATGTGGACAACCGAAGTTATACAGATAAGGCTTATGCAAACAATATTAACAAGCTAAAGGAAACCTCTACCCAATATGCCGCAGATAAACTTCAGAAAAACGTAGTCGTCAAGGATAATGTATCCGCCAACAATACCAGTGCTCGAGTGTACAATATTAAAGGGGTAGACACAGGCTATTATATCATTGTAAGTGTTTTTGCCAATGCTAACAATGCCATTAGATTTATCAAATTATTAAACTCCCAAGGACTTAGTGCTAGTTATTTTGTAAACCCAGAAAATAACTATCGGTATGTGTATCTAAAAAAACACGACTCATGGAACAATGCGCTGGTATCTTATTACTCTAAAATAAACGATACCTACAATGATAAGATGTGGATCATGAGAGTGTCTCCTAGCCAGCTTACTTAG
- a CDS encoding gliding motility-associated C-terminal domain-containing protein: MKPNLINAFLLMILSLMALGTTGISAQTLNRPTAADNPNLSGNSVWTAACGSAGFNEYYVNFTWLPTVAVDNEFILELSDANGMFTTATELSRVSDKNTDFDFEFNFALPENTRGDAYRFRVRSTKPAKTSPPSLPFEMYYIDFNTTINIRELGDTAPTPAKQVKLCGGGSTTLEVYNVPNAETYRYNWYRNTSPYTVSGYGPSIEVTEGGFYVVELDYGTTCSGSSNTQSLSMEVQIGTSVGLALNPPVKTVLCTGETVAPLEANMNYPDLFYTWFKDGNMVQGSTQGAYTYAIDTNDAQFSGDYTVRIQGDGICTETSNPVTITQAGMFSVSRDNPANMVLLPGQTTTLSVTSDSTPVSYQWYKDNLALNGETARTLVANSVGVYYAEVSLSGGSCPMATISSETTTLVYPNAFEFTIDYATDYTDCINTSIAMEISRINAVLSDGSKLDVTTDLKASFAYQWTKDGVNVGGATSNNISLINTGENGIYTLVGSLDGFNPVSNALPVRLLTNEMLAITSNATIICGTGDTATISTSTDLSGATFRWSKDGLEILDTSEVLTVSEPGTYQLTVEKNGCDLKSNQLVITPFDDSLIILNPQTEDILFPEGSSREVSVTGANSYQWFDENKVLLGDTDSVTLSLEGTYTIIATINDCQVSKTFTVSYQDTFGVPNVITANGDGFNDQWVLPNTYTKDPAIHVIIYNQKGEEVLNQFQYKNNWPEATMKFPKQNMVFYYTIKNAKQTLKKGTITVIR, translated from the coding sequence ATGAAACCGAACCTAATAAATGCATTTTTACTGATGATCCTAAGCCTTATGGCCTTGGGAACGACCGGTATTTCTGCGCAGACTTTGAATAGACCTACTGCTGCCGATAATCCCAATTTATCGGGAAATTCGGTATGGACAGCGGCCTGCGGATCTGCGGGGTTTAATGAGTATTACGTTAATTTTACTTGGTTGCCAACAGTTGCTGTGGATAATGAATTTATTTTGGAATTGTCCGATGCCAATGGCATGTTTACCACTGCCACCGAACTTTCAAGAGTTTCAGACAAGAATACGGATTTCGATTTTGAATTTAACTTTGCCTTACCGGAAAATACTAGGGGAGATGCCTACAGGTTCCGAGTTAGGAGTACCAAGCCCGCGAAGACCAGTCCGCCATCACTTCCTTTTGAAATGTATTATATCGATTTTAATACCACAATCAATATTAGGGAACTTGGGGATACAGCCCCTACGCCCGCCAAACAGGTAAAACTCTGTGGTGGAGGTTCTACCACATTGGAGGTATACAATGTCCCCAACGCAGAAACCTATCGGTATAATTGGTATAGGAATACCTCTCCTTACACGGTGTCGGGTTATGGACCTTCCATTGAGGTTACCGAAGGGGGTTTTTATGTAGTTGAATTGGATTATGGGACTACCTGTTCCGGATCTTCCAATACCCAATCCCTTTCTATGGAAGTGCAGATCGGCACTAGCGTGGGGCTGGCCTTAAACCCGCCTGTAAAAACGGTATTGTGTACCGGTGAGACTGTTGCACCTTTGGAGGCCAATATGAACTATCCGGACCTATTCTACACTTGGTTTAAAGACGGAAATATGGTTCAGGGAAGTACCCAAGGTGCTTATACGTATGCCATAGATACCAATGATGCTCAATTTTCAGGTGATTATACCGTAAGAATACAGGGCGATGGTATTTGTACAGAAACTTCTAATCCGGTTACCATTACCCAAGCAGGAATGTTTTCGGTGAGTAGGGACAATCCGGCCAATATGGTACTACTCCCTGGGCAGACCACTACTTTAAGCGTAACATCGGACTCAACTCCAGTAAGCTATCAATGGTACAAAGACAACCTTGCCCTAAATGGGGAAACGGCACGTACCCTTGTCGCCAATTCTGTAGGAGTGTATTATGCAGAAGTCTCCTTAAGTGGCGGAAGTTGCCCAATGGCTACCATAAGTTCTGAAACTACTACTCTGGTTTATCCCAATGCCTTTGAATTTACTATTGATTACGCTACTGATTATACCGATTGCATTAATACTAGTATCGCTATGGAAATATCGCGGATCAATGCGGTATTGTCCGATGGTTCTAAATTGGATGTAACCACTGACCTAAAAGCGTCTTTTGCATACCAATGGACCAAGGATGGTGTCAATGTAGGGGGAGCTACTTCTAACAACATCAGCTTAATAAATACGGGTGAAAATGGCATTTATACCCTAGTCGGGAGCTTGGATGGATTTAATCCTGTTTCCAATGCCTTGCCAGTAAGGTTATTGACCAATGAAATGCTAGCTATTACGAGCAATGCTACCATAATTTGTGGTACTGGTGATACTGCTACTATCAGTACCAGTACGGATTTAAGCGGAGCGACTTTCCGTTGGTCCAAGGATGGGTTGGAAATATTGGATACTTCTGAGGTTTTAACGGTTTCCGAACCCGGAACCTATCAACTGACGGTGGAAAAGAATGGTTGCGATTTAAAGTCGAATCAATTGGTTATTACCCCTTTTGATGACTCCTTAATCATATTGAATCCGCAAACCGAGGACATCCTTTTTCCGGAAGGGAGCAGTAGGGAGGTTTCTGTTACTGGGGCCAATAGCTACCAATGGTTCGATGAAAACAAGGTGTTATTGGGAGATACAGATTCCGTTACCCTGAGCCTAGAAGGTACGTATACGATTATTGCAACGATAAACGATTGCCAAGTAAGCAAAACCTTTACCGTTTCTTATCAGGATACCTTTGGAGTACCCAATGTGATCACTGCCAATGGTGACGGATTTAACGACCAGTGGGTTCTTCCCAATACGTATACAAAGGACCCGGCGATCCATGTAATTATCTATAACCAAAAAGGGGAAGAGGTCCTTAACCAGTTTCAATACAAGAATAATTGGCCAGAGGCTACCATGAAGTTTCCCAAACAGAATATGGTGTTCTATTATACCATTAAAAATGCAAAACAGACATTAAAAAAAGGGACAATAACAGTTATACGCTAA
- a CDS encoding glutamine--tRNA ligase/YqeY domain fusion protein, with amino-acid sequence MSNTSRSLNFIEHIIEEDLTKGFPKDKLKFRFPPEPNGYLHIGHASSICLNFGLGLRYEAPVNLRFDDTNPAKEEQEYVDAIKRDVEWLGYQWDTECYASDYFQQLYDWAIVMIKQGAAYVDSQSSEDVAIQKGTPTEAGKESPFRNRSIEENLLLFQSMKDGKFKEGEHVLRAKIDMTSPNMLMRDPIMYRILHKAHHRTNTDWCIYPMYDWTHGESDYIEQVSHSFCTLEFAMHRELYDWFLDQVVEEKLVRPKQREFARRNFSHTVVSKRKLLQLVEKGVVTGWDDPRMPTISGLRRRGYTPESIKAFADTIGIAKRDNVVDVSLLEFHVREHLNKIAPRVMGVLNPLKLVITNYPDGEEEWLDAENNQEDESAGYRKVPFSKELFIEQEDFKEEANRKFFRLKLGGEVRLKNGYIIKAESCTKDSDGNIIEVQCTYDPKSKSGSGTEESLRKVKGTLHWVSAKHAVEVEVRLYDRLFTEETPDSHKEKDFMEFINSDSLTVITAFVEPSLENAQIGEQFQFQRMGYFNVDKDSTPEKLIFNRTVGLRDTWAKVQVKN; translated from the coding sequence ATGAGTAACACATCCCGTTCGTTGAATTTTATAGAGCATATTATAGAGGAAGATTTAACCAAAGGCTTCCCAAAGGATAAGCTTAAATTTAGGTTTCCACCTGAGCCAAATGGATATTTACACATAGGACATGCAAGTTCCATATGTCTAAACTTCGGTTTAGGCCTTCGCTATGAAGCCCCTGTTAATTTAAGGTTTGATGACACCAATCCCGCCAAGGAAGAACAGGAGTATGTGGATGCGATAAAGCGTGACGTGGAATGGTTGGGATACCAATGGGATACCGAATGTTATGCTTCGGATTATTTTCAACAATTATACGATTGGGCCATCGTTATGATCAAACAAGGGGCGGCCTATGTAGATAGTCAGTCTTCAGAGGATGTTGCCATCCAAAAAGGCACACCAACGGAAGCAGGTAAGGAGAGTCCCTTTAGAAATAGGTCCATTGAAGAAAATTTACTGCTTTTCCAAAGCATGAAAGATGGCAAATTTAAGGAGGGTGAACACGTTCTTAGAGCGAAAATCGATATGACTTCCCCCAATATGTTGATGCGAGATCCCATTATGTACCGAATTCTGCATAAAGCGCACCATCGAACAAATACCGATTGGTGTATTTATCCCATGTATGACTGGACACATGGGGAAAGCGACTATATTGAACAAGTTTCCCATTCGTTCTGTACGTTGGAATTTGCTATGCACCGGGAACTCTACGATTGGTTTTTGGACCAAGTGGTAGAGGAGAAGTTAGTACGTCCTAAACAACGGGAATTCGCAAGACGAAATTTCAGTCACACTGTTGTGAGCAAACGTAAATTATTACAATTGGTTGAAAAGGGTGTAGTAACTGGATGGGACGATCCACGTATGCCTACTATTTCCGGACTTAGAAGAAGAGGATACACTCCAGAATCCATAAAAGCTTTTGCAGACACCATTGGCATTGCTAAAAGGGATAATGTGGTAGATGTTTCTTTATTGGAATTTCATGTAAGGGAGCACCTGAACAAAATTGCACCAAGAGTAATGGGCGTGTTAAACCCACTTAAATTGGTGATTACCAATTATCCCGATGGGGAAGAAGAATGGTTAGATGCCGAAAATAACCAGGAAGATGAGTCTGCTGGTTATAGAAAGGTTCCTTTTTCTAAGGAATTGTTTATTGAGCAGGAAGATTTTAAGGAAGAAGCTAACAGGAAATTTTTTCGACTTAAATTGGGCGGGGAGGTACGTTTAAAAAATGGATATATCATAAAAGCGGAATCCTGTACCAAAGATAGCGATGGAAATATAATTGAGGTACAATGCACCTACGACCCTAAGAGTAAAAGTGGGAGCGGGACTGAGGAAAGTCTAAGGAAGGTAAAAGGAACCCTGCATTGGGTCTCTGCCAAACACGCCGTTGAGGTTGAAGTTAGATTGTATGACCGACTCTTTACTGAGGAAACACCGGATTCACATAAAGAGAAGGACTTTATGGAATTTATAAACTCAGATTCCCTTACTGTAATAACAGCCTTTGTAGAACCCAGTTTAGAAAATGCACAGATAGGCGAACAATTCCAGTTTCAACGCATGGGCTATTTTAATGTGGATAAAGACAGTACCCCGGAAAAATTAATTTTTAATAGAACAGTAGGTTTACGGGATACTTGGGCAAAAGTTCAGGTTAAAAATTAA
- a CDS encoding YtxH domain-containing protein: protein MTNDNGNTLLALLTGAAIGAGIGILYAPDKGVKTRKRIKKKAIQTSDDLTSRISHATEELTKTAEAKKVDFEHKLEETLSNMSYKADDIISALEKKLSDLKNKNAQLQK from the coding sequence ATGACAAACGACAATGGAAATACATTATTGGCATTGCTAACTGGAGCAGCCATAGGTGCGGGAATAGGAATACTCTATGCCCCGGACAAAGGAGTAAAGACCAGAAAGAGAATTAAAAAGAAAGCAATTCAGACAAGCGATGACCTTACTAGCAGAATATCGCATGCCACAGAGGAGCTAACCAAAACAGCAGAAGCTAAAAAGGTAGATTTTGAGCATAAATTAGAAGAAACATTATCCAATATGAGTTATAAGGCAGATGATATCATCTCAGCTTTGGAAAAAAAGTTGTCTGATTTAAAAAATAAAAATGCCCAACTCCAAAAATAA